The following proteins are co-located in the Malus sylvestris chromosome 13, drMalSylv7.2, whole genome shotgun sequence genome:
- the LOC126597508 gene encoding probable receptor-like serine/threonine-protein kinase At5g57670 gives MTNRMPPSTPSRILVGISSDADDSKELLSWAIRVLAHQNDNIVAIHVLVGEERKKHESGTKNQSQLRRAKANVISVLGEFARSCQFKQVNLEARVVFSSSVGRGLIEEAKSISADYLLLGGSRNQSKRTPSITKYCFKHSPASCTLVLLGKSKQPHQISDSESADSKEILQSSSRTSLQDIMHSSRTTSFSEKQTVQETRNKNPSPRTVLCEFEAESQSTEDDTSSNADSTVTASPSLASPNFNSQITLRKQGLSPCRIITSFLGSPFRKRNGSLSKNELQLPLLKCFSYKEIVNSTNNFHPDNIVGRGGYSEVYKGDLSDGRRIAVKMLAKDSKDANKEKEFLTELGVILHVSHPNTANLVGCCIENGLYLIFDFSPKGNLSSALHGKSSELLSWPIRYKIAIGVARGLHYLHECCKHRIIHRDIKASNILLGTDYEPQITDFGLAKWLPNKWTHHAVLPIEGTFGYLAPEYFMNGIVDEKIDVFAFGVLLMEIVTGRKPVDSSKQNLLLWAKPLMESGDIAKLADPKLEGKYDTEQLHRIVLTASDCVRQSSVWRPPMREVLELLTNGHNSKVARSSIPKFSSDELDDCSTVYGYEVPVDIDLEDYL, from the exons ATGACAAACAGAATGCCTCCTTCTACCCCGTCTAGAATACTCGTAGGCATCTCTTCCGATGCAGATGACAGTAAGGAGTTGCTCTCATGGGCAATCAGAGTTCTtgctcatcaaaatgacaacATCGTTGCCATCCATGTTCTTG TTGGCGAGGAGAGGAAAAAGCACGAATCAGGAACAAAAAATCAATCGCAGCTTCGTCGAGCAAAAGCCAATGTTATATCTGTGCTTGGAGAATTTGCCAGGAGTTGCCAATTTAAGCAG GTAAATTTAGAAGCAAGAGTAGTTTTTAGCTCAAGTGTTGGAAGAGGTCTGATTGaggaagcaaaatcaatttcagcAGACTATCTTCTTCTTGGTGGCTCAAGAAACCAATCCAAAAG AACTCCATCCATCACAAAATATTGCTTCAAGCATTCCCCGGCTAGTTGCACACTGGTTTTACTTGGGAAATCAAAGCAACCTCATCAGATTTCAGATTCAGAATCTGCTGACTCCAAAG AAATCCTTCAATCAAGTTCACGGACATCGTTGCAAGATATCATGCACAGTAGCAGAACTACATCCTTTTCTGAAAAGCAAACTGTCCAAGAAACACGGAACAAAAACCCTTCACCAAGAACAGTTTTATGTGAATTTGAAGCTGAATCTCAGAGCACAGAAGATGATACCAGTAGCAATGCAGACTCGACCGTTACAGCGTCCCCCTCTCTTGCTTCTCCCAATTTCAATAGCCAAATCACCCTAAGAAAGCAAGGATTGTCACCTTGCAGGATCATTACTTCGTTTTTAGGTTCACCATTCAGAAAACGAAACGGAAGTTTATCCAAGAACGAACTGCAGCTACCTTTGTTGAAGTGCTTCAGCTACAAGGAGATCGTGAATTCCACAAACAACTTCCACCCAG ATAATATAGTAGGTCGAGGTGGATATTCAGAAGTATATAAGGGTGATCTTTCTGATGGAAGACGCATTGCAGTTAAGATGTTGGCCAAGGACAGCAAGGATGCTAACAAGGAAAAAGAGTTCCTCACGGAATTGGGTGTAATTTTACATGTCAGCCATCCTAATACCGCTAACTTAGTCGGTTGCTGCATTGAAAACGGACTCTACCTGATTTTCGATTTCTCTCCAAAAGGAAATTTGTCTTCTGCTTTGCACG GTAAATCCAGCGAGTTGCTTTCATGGCCTATTAGATACAAGATTGCCATTGGAGTTGCAAGGGGTCTGCACTATCTACATGAATGTTGCAAGCACCGAATAATCCATCGGGATATAAAAGCCTCAAATATCCTTCTGGGAACAGATTATGAACCGCAG ATTACAGACTTTGGACTAGCAAAGTGGCTTCCTAACAAATGGACTCATCATGCTGTGCTTCCAATTGAGGGTACGTTTGGATACTTAGCACCGGAGTACTTCATGAACGGAATTGTGGATGAAAAAATTGATGTTTTTGCATTTGGAGTTCTTCTTATGGAAATTGTAACTGGAAGAAAGCCTGTGGATTCATCAAAGCAAAACCTTCTACTATGG GCAAAGCCTCTTATGGAATCAGGGGACATAGCCAAACTAGCTGATCCAAAACTGGAAGGGAAATATGACACAGAACAACTGCACAGAATAGTGCTTACAGCTTCCGATTGTGTAAGACAATCCTCAGTATGGCGACCCCCAATGCGTGAG GTGTTAGAGCTTCTTACCAATGGCCATAACTCTAAGGTTGCAAGGAGCTCGATTCCTAAGTTTTCCTCGGACGAGTTGGATGATTGCTCCACGGTTTATGGATATGAGGTTCCAGTAGATATTGATTTGGAGGACTACTTATGA